The following are from one region of the Odontesthes bonariensis isolate fOdoBon6 chromosome 16, fOdoBon6.hap1, whole genome shotgun sequence genome:
- the LOC142401918 gene encoding V-set and immunoglobulin domain-containing protein 10-like 2: protein MKFKTINHQTPSNYLRLQSSPSRIQDTAGVGPDAPQVDVTPYSLTERGYSALETENVSLSCQAQSSPASRYVWFYNDSQVHTGPHFSITKILRVHTGDYACLAQNSYLNTSSRKTISLTVYYPPDGSPSCSVEPALNHTSLRLLCSWPGGFPSPSLHWTGNMIHAGQEQVNTGQQTNLLTSTNILLPSGGLVPNSSLFTCQGSHPALRQQAECSTRTYVPPAQLVCFANVTEDKQYLRLSCSWDGGAPKAVVWWEGPNGQTKDGEEQTSILSLSYGTFHFGKPYVCYARHPLLVQTKSCRLTLVPVSKPDLLLSDASPVEGSTLRMHCRVENGTEPIQYVWQHEARSGTVTTLSRGNSTVITITSVDRKHAGRYRCVAGNAINSESSEQLRLDVIFGPDAPQVDVTPYSLTERGYSALETETVSLSCQAQSSPASQYVWFYNNSQVYTGPHFSITKILRVHAGDYACLAQNSYLNTRSRKTISLTVYYPPDGSPSCSVEPALNHTSLRLLCSWPGGFPSPLLHWSTGDPVLAGEPTHPLTGAEMLLPAGGLFPNSSLFTCQGSHPALRQQAECSVRTHVPPAEPACFAYVTNNKEYLMLSCSWDGGAPKALVWWEGPGGLSKGGEENSNILVLRYGSARSGKPYTCYAKHPLVQTKTCRLTLEAPVLLTQRRVVSVYEGSDVQLTCNLRANFLPTNDITWFNNQGADVRDTSKYLLLSTSAWANLTVRDARETQDSGEYRCSTSNAVGGAEINVTLVVKKHPMPPNATLVRVAYISQHRNEVELEWQVESEEDGGWTGFLLEHRWVSERPGRRGGSNASKERTEERSGSQDWYRALIQDPDARSHTVRGLTPTITYQFRITSVNHRTLGHASAAESPVELRKNAYPAVIGAAVGGMLFAVISTLLLFVYIIRNRNNNPRLHDMLFGSPHSQSRENINFAEDEGVGRSEGGTEGAGGSIGPGPTVAEPQASSSPSAAPITPITPSPISNSQAPPTDE, encoded by the exons atgaaATTTAAAACCATAAACCATCAAACACCCTCCAACTACTTAAGGTTGCAGTCCTCCCCGAGCAGGATACAGGACACAGCTGGAG TCGGTCCAGATGCTCCTCAGGTGGATGTGACTCCGTACAGTTTGACAGAGCGAGGATACTCCGCTCTGGAGACAGAGAACGTCTCTTTGTCGTGCCAAGCTCAGTCCAGTCCAGCCAGCCGGTACGTCTGGTTCTACAACGACTCCCAGGTGCACACCGGGCCGCACTTCAGCATCACAAAGATCCTGCGCGTGCACACTGGAGACTACGCCTGCCTGGCCCAGAACTCCTACCTGAACACCAGCTCCAGAAAGACCATCAGCctgactgtttact ACCCCCCTGATGGCTCCCCCTCCTGCTCTGTGGAGCCGGCTCTGAATCACACCTCTCTGAGGCTGCTCTGCTCCTGGCCTGGTGGGTTCCCCTCCCCTTCGCTCCACTGGACCGGCAACATGATACATGCAGGGCAAGAACAGGTCAACACAGGACAGCAAACAAATCTGCTCACCAGCACAAATATCTTGCTGCCCTCTGGAGGCCTGGTTCCCAACAGCAGCTTGTTTACATGCCAGGGCTCCCATCCTGCCCTGAGACAGCAGGCAGAGTGCAGCACGCGCACAT ATGTTCCCCCTGCACAGCTGGTCTGTTTTGCTAATGTGACAGAGGACAAACAGTATCTGAGGCTGTCCTGCTCCTGGGATGGAGGGGCCCCGAAGGCTGTGGTGTGGTGGGAGGGCCCCAATGGCCAAACTAAAGATGGGGAGGAACAAACCAGCATCCTGAGCCTCAGCTATGGCACTTTCCACTTTGGGAAGCCTTACGTCTGCTACGCGAGACACCCACTTCTGGTCCAAACGAAGAGCTGCAGACTCACTCTGG TTCCCGTCAGTAAGCCGGACCTCCTGCTGAGTGATGCGTCTCCAGTGGAAGGATCCACCCTGCGGATGCACTGCAGAGTGGAAAATGGGACTGAGCCCATCCAGTACGTGTGGCAGCATGAAGCTCGCAGTGGCACCGTCACAACTCTTTCACGGGGCAACAGCACCGTCATCACCATCACCAGCGTGGACCGAAAGCATGCGGGCCGGTACCGCTGTGTGGCCGGGAACGCCATCAACAGCGAGAGCTCCGAGCAGCTGCGGCTGGACGTCATCT TCGGTCCAGATGCTCCTCAGGTGGATGTGACTCCGTACAGTTTGACAGAGCGAGGATACTCCGCTCTGGAGACGGAGACCGTCTCTTTGTCGTGCCAAGCTCAGTCCAGTCCAGCCAGCCAGTACGTCTGGTTCTACAACAACTCCCAGGTGTACACTGGGCCACACTTCAGCATCACAAAGATCCTGCGAGTGCACGCTGGCGACTACGCCTGCCTGGCACAGAACTCCTACCTGAACACCCGCTCCAGAAAGACCATCAGCctgactgtttact ACCCCCCTGATGGCTCCCCCTCCTGCTCTGTGGAGCCGGCTCTGAATCACACCTCTCTGAGGCTGCTCTGCTCCTGGCCTGGTGGGTTCCCCTCCCCTTTGCTCCACTGGAGCACCGGAGACCCGGTTCTGGCAGGAGAACCAACTCATCCCCTCACAGGCGCAGAGATGCTGCTGCCTGCTGGAGGCCTGTTTCCcaacagcagcttgttcacaTGCCAGGGCTCCCATCCTGCCCTGAGACAGCAGGCAGAGTGCAGCGTGCGCACAC ATGTTCCCCCCGCAGAGCCGGCGTGTTTCGCATACGTGACGAACAACAAAGAGTATCTGATGCTGTCCTGCTCCTGGGATGGAGGGGCCCCGAAAGCCTTGGTGTGGTGGGAGGGCCCCGGAGGCCTGAGTAAAGGTGGAGAGGAAAACTCCAACATCCTGGTCCTCCGCTACGGCTCCGCCCGCAGTGGGAAGCCCTACACCTGCTACGCTAAGCACCCTCTGGTCCAAACTAAGACCTGCAGACTCACGCTGG AGGCCCCCGTGTTGCTGACGCAGCGCAGAGTCGTGTCCGTGTACGAGGGGAGTGATGTGCAGCTCACCTGCAACCTGAGAGCCAACTTCCTCCCCACCAACGACATCACCTGGTTCAACAATCAGGGGGCCGACGTCCGAGACACCTCCAAGTACCTGCTGCTGAGCACATCCGCCTGGGCCAACCTGACTGTGAGGGACGCACGTGAGACGCAAGACAGCGGCGAGTACAGGTGCTCCACCTCCAACGCAGTGGGAGGAGCTGAGATCAACGTCACTTTGGTGGTCAAGA AGCACCCCATGCCGCCCAATGCAACCCTGGTCAGAGTCGCGTACATCAGCCAACATCGTAACGAGGTGGAGCTGGAGTGGCAGGTGGAGAGCGAGGAGGATGGAGGTTGGACAGGCTTCCTTCTGGAGCACCGATGGGTGTCGGAACGACCGGGAAGGCGGGGAGGCAGCAATGCTTCAAAGGAAAGAACAGAGGAAAGATCTGGTTCCCAAGACTGGTACCGTGCCCTGATCCAGGATCCAGATGCCAGGAGCCACACAGTGCGGGGGCTGACACCCACCATCACCTACCAGTTCCGCATCACGTCCGTTAACCACCGCACATTgggacacgcctctgcagccgAGTCTCCAG TGGAACTACGTAAAAACGCCTACCCTGCTGTGATCGGAGCAGCTGTAGGTGGGATGCTCTTTGCTGTCATTTCCACATTGCTGCTGTTCGTCTACATAATCCGCAACCGCAACAACAATCCTC GACTGCACGACATGCTGTTTGGCTC GCCGCACAGCCAGTCCAGGGAAAACATCAACTTTGCAGAGGATGAGGGGGTCGGCCGGTCAGAGGGGGGAACAGAAGGTGCCGGCGGATCGATCGGTCCAG GTCCAACTGTGGCTGAACCCCAGGCATCATCATCACCGAGTGCCGCCCCCATCACCCCCATCACCCCCAGCCCTATTTCTAACAGCCAAGCTCCGCCCACTGATGAATGA